In Plasmodium vivax chromosome 10, whole genome shotgun sequence, the sequence CAAAGTTTACAGGAAGGAAAGGAACAAGGAGCTCAGCGCGGACAAGACGTTCGAATTTGAAAGGATCAGAAGTGAGCCAGTGAAGTACGATCGAGActtgtatataaaaacaatCAACGCGATTAAGCAAATAGACAGAATTAAGGAGGCCAGAAAAATgagattttataaaaacagaattaaagaaatttcggagaaaaaaattaacctctccttaaattatattaagaaGAATCCTGCTCTTCTGAAGAACACTCAATTTGAGGGTGTGCTTGGCGAACTGATGAATGAGCAGCAGAGGGAGGGTGCAGACTTCTCTCTCGTTAAGGGTACCTTTGACCAGGAGGAACTCATTAGGACGGACGCGGCGGACATGGCCCAGAAGTTCTCCGCCGATGTAACTTCGATTAGGGATACACAGGTGAGGCGCAcgaggagaggaaaaaataaggaaaaaaaaataaggaaaaaaaaacagcggaGCGCTCTCCACCTCGAGGCAGCCACCGCTGCGTAGTGCACCCCCTCTCACAGCTACCCTGTGGCACTCACTTTCGATCtacgttttttccccaccctgCAGGGAGTGCAACACCAGAAGGAGGACCAAAATTTCGAGTTAGCTTAGGGGGTGACTCCCCCGGAAAGGCAGACCCACTTTGGTGCCACCCCAACGAGTGACCCTGCGGACAAGTCGGCCAATTCGTACGCCCACAGTGCGTGTAGACATTCACGTTGCCGTTTTTCCACGGGGGAGGAAgttcacgaaaaaaaaattcaccaaaaaaaagggaccaaATGGTGGATCGAATGGCGGATCGAATGGCGGACGAATGGCGGATCGAATGGCGGATCGAATGGCGGACGAATGGCGGATCGAATGGCGGATCGAATGGCGGATCGAATGGCGGACGAATGGCGGATCGAATGGCGGATCGAATGGCGGAAGAATGGCGGATCGAATGGCAGACGAATG encodes:
- a CDS encoding 60S ribosomal subunit protein L24, putative (encoded by transcript PVX_097860A): MRIEKCWYCSGNIYPGHGIFFIRNDANIFRFCRSKCHKHFKAKHNPRKVKWTKVYRKERNKELSADKTFEFERIRSEPVKYDRDLYIKTINAIKQIDRIKEARKMRFYKNRIKEISEKKINLSLNYIKKNPALLKNTQFEGVLGELMNEQQREGADFSLVKGTFDQEELIRTDAADMAQKFSADVTSIRDTQGVQHQKEDQNFELA